A region of Myxococcus stipitatus DSM 14675 DNA encodes the following proteins:
- a CDS encoding Crp/Fnr family transcriptional regulator, whose protein sequence is MGAEETLFQRFGKEFSKGTELFREGEAGREMFVIQAGKVSISKRVRDVEKVLAVLGPGEFFGEMAIISNKPRNASAVVNEDARLLVIDPKTFEAMIRGNAEIAVRMIKKLAERLSEADAQIENLLHNDPASRVVHLLMQLTVTRGRPVDDGTEVDFVIREMPRQIGVGEPAVHNVLERMIRAGLISRTGDRVTVYDTVRLHDFLQYLEMKWKFGDL, encoded by the coding sequence ATGGGCGCCGAGGAAACCCTCTTTCAACGTTTCGGCAAGGAATTCTCCAAGGGCACCGAGCTCTTTCGTGAGGGAGAAGCCGGCCGTGAGATGTTTGTCATCCAGGCCGGCAAGGTCTCCATCTCCAAGAGGGTCCGGGATGTGGAGAAGGTGCTCGCGGTGCTGGGGCCCGGGGAGTTCTTCGGGGAGATGGCCATCATCTCCAACAAGCCCCGCAACGCGTCCGCGGTGGTCAACGAGGACGCCCGGCTGCTGGTCATCGACCCCAAGACCTTCGAGGCGATGATCCGCGGCAACGCGGAGATTGCCGTCCGGATGATCAAGAAGCTGGCCGAGCGGCTCTCCGAGGCCGACGCGCAAATCGAGAACCTGCTGCACAACGACCCGGCCAGCCGGGTGGTGCACCTGCTCATGCAGCTGACCGTCACGCGGGGCCGCCCCGTCGACGACGGCACGGAGGTCGACTTCGTCATCCGTGAGATGCCTCGCCAGATTGGCGTGGGCGAGCCCGCGGTCCACAACGTGCTGGAGCGGATGATCCGCGCGGGCCTCATCTCGCGCACCGGCGACCGAGTCACCGTGTACGACACGGTCAGACTCCACGACTTCCTCCAATACCTGGAGATGAAGTGGAAGTTCGGAGACCTCTAG
- a CDS encoding MBL fold metallo-hydrolase — translation MKLRVLGCHGGELPTCKSTCFLVDDVLALDAGALTGTLSLEELCRVDHVLVGHSHFDHVKDLPLMADLVIGRRDKPVTIYASRECAKALRDNMFNNALWPDFTRIPTKRNPVLRIKTFRAGGTFEVGPYTVRSVPVSHPVESCGFIVSNGKSSLAMSGDTGPTDKLWKALNETRNLKALLVETSFPNKLQSLADISGHLTPATLAKELQKFERNGASVLLYHLKPAFVAQLKKELAHMPVEVLELGDTFEF, via the coding sequence GTGAAGCTCCGTGTCCTTGGCTGCCACGGTGGCGAGCTTCCCACGTGCAAGAGCACGTGTTTCCTCGTCGACGACGTGCTGGCGCTCGACGCGGGCGCGCTGACGGGGACGCTGTCGCTGGAGGAGCTGTGCCGCGTGGACCATGTCCTCGTGGGGCACAGCCACTTCGACCACGTGAAGGACCTGCCGCTGATGGCGGACCTGGTCATCGGTCGCAGGGACAAGCCCGTCACCATCTACGCGTCGCGTGAGTGTGCCAAGGCCCTGCGCGACAACATGTTCAACAACGCGCTCTGGCCGGACTTCACCCGCATCCCGACCAAGCGCAACCCCGTCCTGCGCATCAAGACGTTCCGCGCCGGCGGCACCTTCGAGGTGGGGCCCTACACGGTGCGGAGCGTCCCGGTGAGCCACCCGGTGGAGTCCTGCGGCTTCATCGTGTCCAACGGGAAGAGCTCGCTCGCCATGAGCGGCGACACCGGGCCCACCGACAAGCTCTGGAAGGCGCTCAACGAGACGCGCAACCTCAAGGCGCTCCTCGTCGAGACCTCGTTCCCCAACAAGCTCCAGTCCCTGGCGGACATCTCCGGCCACCTGACGCCCGCCACCCTGGCGAAGGAACTCCAGAAGTTCGAGCGCAACGGGGCCTCCGTCCTCCTCTACCACCTCAAGCCGGCGTTCGTGGCCCAGCTCAAGAAGGAGCTGGCCCACATGCCGGTGGAGGTCCTGGAGCTGGGCGACACCTTCGAGTTCTAG